In one window of Methanococcoides methylutens DNA:
- a CDS encoding cation diffusion facilitator family transporter, with protein MDERSKKIQKILVIILVLNLIVAFAKIIYGTFTDTLSMKSDGYHSLFDGISNIVGIVAIFVAAKPPDRTHPYGHQKFETLASIVIAVLIIFVGFEIIHNSISRFTSDIQPTVTGLSFIVMISTMAVNLMVTEYERRKGESLNSEILLADSIHTRSDIFVSLSVLVALVAIEAGYPIIDPLISLIIAAVIVRAGIKIIMTSSNTLCDAAQLEEEVICSLAYEIDGVRDCHKIRTRGCKGDIHIDLHIMVLPEMTVSEAHAISHRVMDYLKEELEGVTEVLVHIDPFKEKK; from the coding sequence ATGGATGAACGTTCGAAGAAGATACAGAAGATACTGGTAATTATATTGGTCCTGAATCTGATAGTAGCTTTTGCAAAGATAATCTATGGCACATTCACTGACACGCTCAGCATGAAATCCGATGGTTACCATTCCCTTTTTGACGGGATATCGAACATCGTCGGAATCGTTGCTATCTTTGTTGCAGCAAAACCTCCTGACAGGACACATCCTTACGGACACCAGAAGTTCGAAACCCTTGCGTCTATCGTCATTGCAGTGCTGATAATCTTCGTCGGGTTCGAGATAATCCATAATTCCATATCAAGGTTCACATCAGACATACAACCCACCGTAACCGGCCTGAGCTTTATTGTCATGATAAGCACAATGGCTGTTAACCTGATGGTAACCGAATATGAAAGGAGAAAAGGCGAATCACTTAACAGCGAGATCCTGCTGGCCGATTCCATTCATACCAGAAGTGACATATTCGTTTCACTATCAGTACTCGTAGCACTTGTAGCAATAGAAGCAGGCTATCCAATAATCGACCCACTTATATCACTGATAATAGCAGCCGTTATCGTCAGGGCCGGTATCAAAATAATAATGACAAGTTCCAATACATTATGTGACGCAGCCCAGCTTGAAGAAGAAGTGATCTGTTCACTTGCCTATGAGATAGACGGAGTTCGTGATTGCCACAAGATCAGGACCAGAGGATGTAAAGGCGACATACATATCGACCTTCACATCATGGTATTGCCTGAAATGACCGTTTCCGAAGCTCATGCGATCTCACATCGGGTTATGGACTATCTTAAAGAAGAACTGGAAGGTGTAACCGAAGTATTGGTTCACATCGACCCATTTAAGGAAAAAAAATAA
- the aroC gene encoding chorismate synthase yields the protein MPGNTFGHSFRITTWGESHGKALGVVVDGVPAGLPLEPQMIQKELDRRRPGQSQVSTPRSEADSVEILSGIFEGKTTGTPISMMVWNKDARSSSYDNIKDLARPGHADYPYMKKYGIRDYRGGGRSSARETIGRVAAGAIAKQILAKYGIEIIAHVISLGTVCARPMPLDVIREDLEKTPVRCADMEAAAKMLKEVEEAREEHDSIGGVVEIIATGVPAGIGEPVFDKLDADIAKAMMSIGAVKAVEIGAGYEASQMKGSQMNDPFVMEDAMVETKTNNAGGILGGLSTGMPIVCRTSVKPTPSISQPQQTVDMKEMKDTEINIQGRHDPTIPPRMVPVAEAMMALVIVDHMIRSGHIHPNSMLK from the coding sequence ATGCCTGGAAATACCTTTGGACACTCGTTCAGGATCACAACCTGGGGAGAATCACATGGAAAAGCATTGGGAGTCGTTGTAGACGGAGTTCCCGCAGGACTTCCCCTTGAGCCGCAGATGATCCAGAAAGAACTGGACAGGCGACGCCCCGGACAGAGTCAGGTATCCACCCCGCGCTCCGAAGCAGACAGCGTCGAGATACTTTCAGGAATTTTCGAAGGCAAGACTACCGGCACACCAATTTCCATGATGGTGTGGAACAAGGATGCAAGATCAAGTTCTTACGACAATATCAAAGACCTTGCAAGGCCGGGACATGCCGATTACCCATACATGAAAAAGTACGGCATTCGCGACTACCGTGGTGGCGGACGTTCATCGGCCCGTGAGACCATTGGCAGGGTAGCCGCCGGTGCTATCGCAAAACAAATACTTGCAAAATACGGGATAGAAATCATTGCCCACGTCATATCACTTGGCACAGTATGTGCAAGACCAATGCCTCTGGATGTTATCAGAGAAGACCTGGAAAAGACACCTGTCAGGTGTGCAGACATGGAAGCTGCAGCGAAGATGCTAAAAGAGGTCGAAGAAGCAAGGGAAGAACATGACAGCATCGGAGGTGTCGTAGAGATCATTGCAACCGGAGTTCCCGCAGGCATTGGAGAACCTGTCTTTGACAAGCTAGATGCCGATATCGCAAAAGCCATGATGAGCATCGGTGCGGTCAAAGCTGTTGAGATAGGTGCAGGCTATGAAGCCTCACAGATGAAAGGTAGCCAGATGAATGATCCTTTTGTCATGGAAGATGCAATGGTAGAGACCAAGACCAACAATGCAGGCGGAATCCTCGGTGGATTGTCCACGGGAATGCCAATTGTCTGTCGCACCAGTGTCAAACCAACACCATCCATTTCACAACCGCAGCAAACTGTGGACATGAAAGAGATGAAGGATACTGAAATCAACATCCAGGGTCGCCACGATCCGACAATCCCGCCAAGAATGGTACCTGTTGCAGAAGCCATGATGGCACTGGTTATTGTTGACCACATGATAAGAAGTGGTCACATACATCCGAATTCGATGTTGAAGTGA
- a CDS encoding LL-diaminopimelate aminotransferase: MYADRINALPPYLFATIDEAKAAQKAKGVDVIDLGVGDPDQPTPSHIVDSMCDAVKDPATHRYPSYTGMMEFREAVADWCKESRGLELDAATETLTLIGSKEGVAHIPLAFINPGDVALVPDPAYPVYKIGTQFAGGEAHIMPLLEENGFLPDLEAIPKDKLARAKLMFLNYPNNPTSATADVKFFEEVVEFAKENDVVVVHDNAYSEMVYDDYKAPSFLSVDGAMDVGMELYSMSKTYNMTGWRLAFAVGNKDLITGFGKAKSNIDSGAFDAIQRAGITALSSSQQCVADMNTMYEERRDVLLKGLRGIGLDAKAPKATFYMWVPVPDGYDSIGFSKLLLEEAGIVATPGVGFGEYGEGYVRFALTQSADRLEEAVGRMEKLTI, encoded by the coding sequence ATGTACGCAGACAGAATCAATGCACTACCTCCTTATTTATTTGCAACTATCGATGAAGCAAAGGCAGCCCAGAAGGCAAAAGGTGTCGATGTTATCGACCTCGGAGTGGGCGACCCTGACCAGCCAACCCCATCCCACATTGTCGATTCAATGTGTGATGCAGTAAAAGATCCTGCAACCCACAGATATCCTTCATACACCGGTATGATGGAGTTCAGGGAAGCAGTAGCAGACTGGTGTAAGGAATCCCGCGGCCTTGAGCTTGATGCTGCAACAGAGACCCTCACACTTATAGGTTCAAAGGAAGGTGTTGCACACATTCCTCTTGCATTCATCAACCCTGGTGATGTGGCACTTGTCCCTGATCCTGCATACCCTGTTTACAAGATCGGAACACAGTTCGCAGGCGGTGAAGCACACATCATGCCTCTCCTTGAGGAGAATGGTTTCCTTCCTGACCTTGAGGCAATTCCTAAGGACAAACTTGCAAGGGCTAAGCTCATGTTCCTGAACTATCCTAACAACCCAACATCTGCAACTGCTGATGTCAAGTTCTTTGAAGAGGTCGTGGAGTTCGCTAAAGAGAACGATGTTGTTGTAGTTCACGACAATGCTTACTCTGAGATGGTCTATGATGACTACAAGGCACCAAGCTTCCTTAGCGTAGATGGTGCAATGGATGTCGGAATGGAACTTTATTCCATGTCCAAGACCTACAACATGACTGGCTGGAGACTTGCATTCGCTGTTGGTAACAAGGACCTCATCACAGGATTCGGAAAGGCTAAGTCCAACATCGATTCCGGTGCATTCGATGCTATTCAGAGGGCAGGTATCACAGCACTCTCAAGCTCACAGCAGTGTGTTGCAGATATGAACACTATGTATGAGGAGAGGCGAGATGTGCTTCTTAAAGGCTTAAGGGGCATTGGTCTTGATGCAAAGGCACCAAAGGCAACATTCTACATGTGGGTACCAGTACCTGATGGTTATGACTCCATCGGATTCTCTAAGCTCTTGCTCGAGGAAGCAGGAATTGTAGCAACACCTGGTGTCGGCTTTGGTGAATACGGAGAAGGCTATGTGAGATTTGCTCTTACGCAGTCCGCTGACCGCCTCGAAGAAGCTGTTGGAAGAATGGAAAAACTGACCATTTAA
- the budA gene encoding acetolactate decarboxylase codes for MKKPFQLFICLLLVSGMLALSGCVDDTPATSDTPDTSNINQSELQNDILYQVSTIDALLEGLYDGQLSMGELKEQGDLGLGTFDALDGEMIVIDGEVYQMKTDGYAYSVDDSVTTPFAAVTYFETDEAIVLNGPSNSSEVALLVGESLPSKNLMYAIRIDGTFEHMKVRSVPAQEEPYPLLVDVIAVEQAVFELENVEGSIVGFWLPYYVEGINVPGYHFHFIDTDREKGGHVLDYTILNGTVYIDQTAGFELSLPESAEFMDVDLLRDKGDELHTVEKDDE; via the coding sequence ATGAAAAAGCCATTTCAATTATTTATTTGTTTATTGCTTGTATCCGGAATGTTAGCTTTATCCGGCTGTGTTGATGATACTCCTGCTACATCGGATACTCCAGATACTTCGAATATTAACCAAAGTGAATTGCAGAATGATATTCTTTATCAGGTATCAACTATTGATGCCTTGCTTGAAGGTTTATATGATGGGCAGTTGAGTATGGGTGAACTGAAAGAACAAGGGGACCTTGGTCTTGGAACATTCGACGCTTTAGATGGAGAGATGATCGTTATTGATGGTGAGGTCTACCAGATGAAGACTGATGGCTATGCCTATTCTGTAGATGATTCCGTCACTACGCCCTTTGCAGCTGTAACTTATTTTGAGACGGATGAGGCCATCGTATTGAATGGTCCCTCGAACTCTTCTGAAGTTGCTTTATTGGTAGGGGAATCACTTCCTTCAAAGAACCTGATGTATGCCATCCGAATTGATGGCACGTTTGAGCATATGAAAGTACGCAGTGTTCCTGCCCAGGAAGAGCCATATCCTCTGCTGGTCGATGTGATCGCTGTAGAACAAGCTGTATTCGAGCTTGAGAATGTTGAGGGTAGCATTGTAGGCTTCTGGCTGCCTTACTATGTTGAAGGCATAAATGTGCCGGGTTACCATTTCCATTTCATTGACACGGACCGGGAAAAAGGTGGGCATGTGCTTGATTATACTATTCTTAATGGCACTGTCTATATCGACCAGACCGCAGGGTTTGAACTGTCACTTCCGGAATCAGCTGAGTTTATGGATGTGGACCTTTTACGCGATAAAGGGGATGAGTTGCACACTGTGGAAAAGGATGATGAATGA
- a CDS encoding metal ABC transporter solute-binding protein, Zn/Mn family encodes MNRNIKLILGIFTLLVAISTSGCIDQTEENSSQDDAIVVAVSILPQQEFVDKIAGDRVNVVVLIPPGASPATHEPTAGQLRDVADARAYFTVGSGLPFENVWLEKIETVNEDMLIVDCSEGIQIIEMHEEEHEEEQNAEEGEAEAGHDHGGVDPHVWTSPMNAKIMVENTYLGLIEIDPDNSEFYLQNKKAYLKELDEADARIRDTLGEEGGSFMTYHPSWNYFATEYGLDMITIEEEGKEPSPRDMQRLIDEAEEKNIKVIFVQAQFSTQSAEAIASEIGGEVVTVDPLAKDYIDNLDIITEAFSHGITKE; translated from the coding sequence ATGAACAGAAATATCAAACTCATATTAGGCATCTTCACTTTATTGGTAGCCATATCCACATCAGGTTGCATCGACCAGACAGAAGAGAACTCCAGCCAGGACGATGCTATCGTTGTTGCAGTAAGCATACTGCCGCAGCAGGAATTTGTAGATAAAATCGCAGGAGACAGGGTAAATGTCGTTGTCCTGATACCCCCGGGAGCAAGTCCTGCCACCCACGAACCAACCGCCGGCCAACTGAGGGATGTAGCAGATGCAAGGGCATATTTTACAGTGGGATCAGGATTGCCTTTTGAGAACGTCTGGCTTGAGAAGATAGAAACGGTAAATGAGGACATGCTGATAGTGGATTGCTCAGAAGGGATTCAGATCATTGAAATGCATGAAGAAGAGCATGAAGAAGAACAAAATGCTGAGGAAGGCGAAGCAGAAGCCGGCCACGACCATGGAGGAGTTGACCCTCACGTATGGACATCTCCGATGAATGCTAAAATAATGGTGGAGAACACATACCTTGGCCTTATCGAGATAGATCCTGATAACAGCGAATTCTACTTGCAGAACAAAAAGGCTTACCTGAAAGAGCTGGACGAAGCTGATGCCAGAATAAGGGACACCCTTGGCGAAGAAGGCGGCAGTTTCATGACATACCACCCTTCCTGGAACTATTTTGCAACTGAATATGGACTCGACATGATAACTATCGAGGAAGAAGGAAAGGAGCCAAGCCCACGGGATATGCAAAGGCTTATTGATGAAGCCGAAGAGAAAAATATCAAAGTAATATTTGTGCAGGCACAGTTCAGCACACAGAGCGCTGAGGCAATCGCATCTGAAATTGGTGGCGAAGTTGTAACTGTGGATCCGCTAGCAAAAGATTACATAGATAATCTTGACATTATCACCGAAGCATTTTCGCATGGCATTACAAAGGAATGA
- a CDS encoding metal ABC transporter ATP-binding protein, with amino-acid sequence MAEVISLKNVWVKYDKLTVLEDVNLTVEEGDFLGIIGPNGGGKSTLLKVILGLIKPQKGEVKVLGKNPKKAHQLIGYVPQYGPSNIDFPISVWEVVLMGRMGTKRLFQHYNDEDLKATQKALEIVDMLEFRDRQIGELSGGQRQRVFIARSLVSDPKVLLLDEPATGIDTRMQKEFYELLEKLKSEVTIIMVSHDLSAVSVLVDKIACLNGKLHYHGSKELIPDDIEQSYGCPVELIAHGVPHRVLHKH; translated from the coding sequence ATGGCAGAAGTGATCAGTCTTAAGAATGTATGGGTAAAATATGACAAGCTCACCGTACTGGAAGATGTGAACCTGACCGTTGAAGAAGGGGACTTCCTTGGAATTATAGGACCTAACGGCGGTGGGAAAAGTACCTTGTTAAAGGTCATCCTGGGATTGATAAAGCCACAAAAAGGAGAAGTGAAAGTTCTCGGAAAAAATCCGAAGAAGGCACATCAGTTGATAGGATATGTGCCACAGTATGGGCCCTCTAACATTGATTTCCCCATAAGTGTATGGGAAGTAGTACTTATGGGACGCATGGGAACAAAAAGATTGTTCCAGCATTACAATGACGAGGACCTCAAGGCAACACAGAAAGCACTCGAAATTGTTGACATGCTGGAGTTTCGCGACAGACAGATAGGAGAGCTTTCAGGTGGTCAGCGCCAGAGAGTATTCATCGCACGTTCTCTTGTAAGCGACCCAAAGGTCCTTCTTTTGGATGAGCCGGCAACAGGCATCGATACCCGCATGCAGAAAGAGTTCTACGAACTACTGGAGAAGCTTAAGTCAGAAGTGACCATTATCATGGTATCCCACGACCTGAGCGCAGTGTCGGTACTTGTTGATAAGATTGCCTGCCTTAACGGGAAACTACACTACCACGGCTCAAAAGAGCTGATCCCTGACGATATTGAACAATCATATGGATGTCCGGTGGAACTTATCGCACACGGAGTACCGCACAGGGTATTACATAAACATTGA
- a CDS encoding metal ABC transporter permease has product MIELLQYEFMTNAIFAGLLASIACGIIGVYVVVKKIVFISGGIAHASFGGIGISYFLGINPIFGVLPFSLFSALTMGTISKRSDVPEDTIIGILWSLGMAIGIIFIGWTPGYAPDLMTYLFGNILTVPGSDIYLMLALDAVIIGTVYVLYKEFMALCYDEEFSKVSGVPTEKLYLLLLCLIALTVVVMIRVVGLILVIALLTIPAALSRQYTSNMKTMMYLSILFGATFTITGLLLSYYFDIASGATIIIVMATAYLLNIVLQKWKRISGNRFDS; this is encoded by the coding sequence ATGATAGAGCTTTTACAATACGAGTTCATGACAAATGCCATCTTTGCAGGATTGCTGGCAAGTATCGCATGTGGCATAATCGGTGTTTATGTTGTGGTAAAGAAGATCGTATTCATCAGTGGCGGTATCGCACACGCTTCCTTTGGAGGTATTGGTATCAGCTACTTCCTCGGGATCAATCCAATATTCGGTGTTCTCCCCTTCAGCCTTTTCTCAGCCCTGACAATGGGAACCATCAGTAAAAGATCGGATGTTCCTGAAGACACTATCATTGGAATTCTCTGGTCTCTTGGAATGGCGATAGGGATCATATTCATCGGATGGACACCCGGCTATGCACCTGACCTTATGACATACCTGTTCGGAAATATATTGACCGTGCCAGGTTCGGATATCTACCTGATGCTGGCACTCGATGCAGTGATCATAGGTACTGTATATGTACTTTATAAAGAGTTCATGGCATTGTGCTATGATGAGGAGTTCTCCAAAGTATCAGGAGTTCCTACGGAAAAATTATACCTTTTGCTACTATGTCTTATTGCACTGACAGTCGTAGTGATGATACGCGTGGTCGGACTTATACTTGTGATAGCCCTTCTTACGATCCCTGCAGCATTGAGTCGCCAGTATACCAGCAACATGAAGACCATGATGTACCTCTCAATACTGTTCGGTGCTACATTTACCATAACCGGATTATTATTATCATACTATTTTGATATAGCATCAGGAGCTACAATAATCATTGTAATGGCTACTGCATACCTTTTGAACATAGTATTGCAAAAATGGAAACGCATTTCAGGAAATCGGTTTGATAGCTGA
- a CDS encoding ATP-binding protein translates to MQIPLRSKLVLAAVAGVLLVMVLATSITITTQILVQEELTHKQATEITKSYANKFDGDMRSDLAIARSISLTLGEYNSSDRDEINRILHSILENNPHLLGTYVCYEPNAFDGKDNEFTNIEGYDSEGRFATYWNKINGNIEKDYLIDCESYDYYIYPKVFKDDIISDPYYYDGVFIISYSSPIIKDGEFIGIAGVDVSLDYMDEIVSQVTAFDTGYAIMTGSSGLILSQPYNKDWIGNKTIYDYENEGFSKAADDIKYKKSGYVDTIDPVTGKEVIVFYEPIESKNYGFFLIIPKEEMLEGTFALRDKLIAIGILSIFFTSIAAYLTSRTVTGSIDDIVNDFKEMADSIADGELNIRANTDIDEDFKKIPDGLNNILDGVVVPIHETTRVAVELSKGHLDARFEGDTEGEFKQLAQSINYFAKLLDVIITESNEVLVAMEKEDFSRRVHFHGHGDLKVLTEGIDQTRLALQQASIDRQIAEQELKEYARKLEQSNELKDMFTDIMRHDLLNPASVIKGFSELLLMTEEDDQTKRLLGRILDSNNNLIEMIQSAAEFAKVESSDELELKVQDITSIIEHSIDILTTQAGNKEIVIKFNEKEPHHVLANPIIETVFTNLISNAIKYSPEKTEVIVEIKESDDLTEVTITDFGEGIKDEHKTTVFDRFKRVNKTGVRGSGLGLAIVKRTIELHEGDVGVRDNPSGKGSVFFVKLNRYDDEHEEYGNKTAKTY, encoded by the coding sequence ATGCAGATCCCGTTAAGATCTAAACTTGTTCTTGCTGCTGTTGCAGGAGTTCTTCTTGTAATGGTACTGGCAACTTCTATCACGATCACAACTCAGATCTTAGTACAGGAAGAGCTTACACACAAACAAGCTACTGAGATCACAAAGAGCTACGCGAACAAATTCGATGGGGATATGCGGTCCGATCTTGCAATTGCTCGTTCTATCAGTCTTACATTGGGTGAATATAATTCATCTGACCGGGATGAGATCAACAGGATTTTACATTCGATCCTGGAAAACAATCCACACCTTTTGGGAACTTATGTATGCTATGAACCAAATGCATTTGATGGCAAGGATAATGAATTTACTAACATTGAAGGTTACGATAGTGAAGGCAGGTTCGCAACATACTGGAATAAGATCAACGGAAATATTGAAAAGGACTACTTGATAGATTGCGAAAGTTATGATTACTACATTTATCCAAAGGTCTTCAAAGATGACATTATCAGTGACCCATACTACTACGATGGCGTATTCATTATCAGCTATAGTTCACCCATAATAAAAGATGGAGAATTCATAGGGATAGCCGGAGTTGATGTCTCATTGGACTATATGGATGAGATTGTAAGCCAGGTCACAGCATTCGATACAGGATATGCCATCATGACCGGCAGTTCAGGACTTATACTCTCCCAGCCTTATAACAAGGACTGGATAGGAAATAAGACGATCTATGATTATGAGAACGAGGGCTTCTCTAAAGCAGCAGACGATATAAAGTATAAGAAAAGTGGTTATGTTGATACGATCGACCCGGTCACAGGGAAAGAGGTCATCGTATTCTACGAACCTATCGAATCAAAGAACTACGGATTCTTCCTCATAATTCCAAAAGAGGAAATGCTTGAAGGCACTTTTGCATTAAGAGATAAACTGATCGCGATCGGCATCCTTTCAATTTTCTTTACAAGTATTGCAGCATACCTTACTTCACGAACTGTAACCGGATCTATAGACGATATTGTAAACGATTTCAAGGAAATGGCTGACTCTATCGCTGATGGAGAATTGAACATCAGGGCCAATACAGATATTGACGAGGATTTCAAGAAGATACCTGACGGTCTCAACAACATCCTCGACGGAGTTGTGGTGCCCATACATGAAACTACGAGGGTTGCAGTCGAACTATCAAAAGGTCATTTGGATGCCCGTTTCGAAGGTGATACCGAAGGAGAATTCAAGCAACTTGCGCAATCGATCAATTATTTTGCCAAACTGTTGGATGTTATCATAACCGAATCCAATGAAGTCCTTGTAGCGATGGAAAAAGAAGACTTTTCACGAAGAGTACATTTCCATGGACATGGTGACCTGAAAGTACTTACAGAAGGTATTGACCAAACACGCCTGGCACTACAGCAGGCAAGCATCGATCGCCAGATAGCTGAACAGGAACTTAAGGAGTATGCACGGAAACTGGAACAGTCCAATGAGCTTAAAGACATGTTCACCGACATTATGCGCCACGATCTGTTAAACCCTGCAAGTGTCATAAAAGGATTCAGTGAGCTTCTTCTTATGACCGAGGAGGACGATCAGACAAAACGATTGCTTGGGAGAATTTTGGATAGCAATAATAATCTCATTGAAATGATACAATCTGCAGCAGAGTTTGCCAAGGTGGAAAGCTCCGATGAGCTTGAACTCAAGGTACAGGATATTACCAGCATCATCGAGCATTCAATTGACATACTGACAACACAGGCCGGCAACAAGGAAATAGTTATCAAGTTCAATGAAAAGGAACCACATCATGTACTGGCCAACCCAATTATTGAAACTGTGTTCACCAACCTGATCTCAAATGCGATCAAGTACAGTCCTGAGAAAACCGAAGTTATCGTAGAGATCAAAGAAAGCGATGATCTCACAGAAGTTACGATCACTGATTTTGGCGAGGGAATTAAGGATGAGCATAAAACAACTGTCTTTGATCGCTTTAAGAGAGTGAATAAAACAGGAGTAAGGGGATCAGGACTTGGGCTTGCCATCGTCAAAAGGACCATTGAACTTCATGAAGGAGATGTTGGTGTGAGAGATAACCCTTCAGGAAAAGGTTCCGTATTCTTTGTGAAGTTAAATCGATACGACGATGAGCACGAAGAATATGGAAATAAAACTGCCAAAACTTATTAA
- a CDS encoding PAS domain S-box protein, with amino-acid sequence MKGLPDKLLNNMYKGIWAVDINNKFIYFNEGMEEITGLPRDKIIGADLNYFMELAHLSVGDEGHFRELALRVKDTLKPSRYHSLQFLTPEGKLSIQSGHIFPMVNGEGKYSGIICTVESFSEQKIREKTFKDMLSSKKKLEDIYKNSPVVAFLWTAEKDWPVEFVSDNISQFGYSPEDFTSGKLIYGDIIHPDDLDFVRNNVTQLEIEGKQFFSKEYRILTKSGEVRWVAERSLLVFDEENKPSYYQGIMIDITERKLAEEALLKSEKKYRFIFENSPLGIFNFDEDANITHCNDNIAKIMGVPKDKIIGMNMISDIDDEEMKEAVKSIFSRSSGHYEGKYRNPLSGKTTPIKADYSPNISDDGKLLGGVGIVEDITARVEAEEAMIKYAEDLAAANEELKSLDKMKDEFLSNVSHELKTPLTSIKGYTELISEESLGPLTDKQKEVETTVLRNAERLKRLVDSLLYISRVHSGTVKYIFEPTSIAEIIEMTLQDLKIQIEQKGLKVERNIPDKLPLINGDKDKLTDTFTNIVDNAIKFTPEGGTLTFTVEEEEEYLHIVLKDTGIGIPPDLIPMLFRRFYQIDATRKRKYGGTGLGLYICKEIVTAHDGKIWAESEGENKGTEIHIQLPNKAEPPNP; translated from the coding sequence ATGAAAGGTTTGCCAGACAAACTGCTCAACAACATGTATAAGGGAATATGGGCTGTTGACATCAACAACAAATTCATCTATTTCAATGAAGGAATGGAAGAAATAACCGGCCTTCCACGCGATAAGATCATTGGAGCAGATCTAAACTACTTCATGGAACTGGCACACCTCAGTGTAGGAGATGAAGGACACTTCAGGGAATTGGCGCTTCGTGTAAAAGATACGCTGAAACCTTCACGCTATCACTCATTACAATTTCTGACACCTGAAGGGAAGCTTAGTATCCAGAGCGGGCACATTTTTCCAATGGTAAACGGAGAGGGGAAGTATTCCGGAATAATATGTACTGTAGAAAGCTTTTCAGAGCAAAAGATCCGCGAAAAGACCTTCAAGGATATGCTAAGCTCAAAAAAGAAACTTGAAGATATTTATAAGAACAGTCCGGTAGTTGCCTTCCTCTGGACAGCAGAAAAGGACTGGCCGGTCGAATTCGTTTCAGACAACATATCCCAATTTGGATACAGCCCCGAGGACTTTACATCCGGCAAGCTGATATACGGAGACATAATACATCCAGATGATCTTGATTTTGTACGTAATAACGTAACACAGCTTGAAATTGAAGGAAAGCAGTTCTTTTCAAAGGAATACAGAATACTAACCAAATCCGGCGAAGTAAGATGGGTAGCTGAAAGGTCACTGCTTGTGTTTGATGAGGAAAATAAGCCATCCTATTATCAGGGCATCATGATCGACATCACCGAGCGTAAGCTCGCCGAGGAAGCTCTTCTTAAAAGTGAGAAAAAGTACAGGTTCATTTTCGAGAACTCACCGCTTGGAATATTTAATTTCGATGAAGATGCGAACATAACCCATTGTAATGACAATATTGCAAAGATCATGGGTGTGCCAAAAGACAAGATCATTGGCATGAACATGATAAGTGATATCGATGACGAGGAGATGAAAGAAGCTGTCAAGTCGATCTTCTCTAGAAGCTCCGGGCATTATGAGGGAAAGTACAGGAACCCGTTAAGCGGAAAGACCACACCAATAAAAGCAGATTATAGCCCGAACATCTCAGATGATGGAAAACTGCTTGGTGGCGTCGGTATCGTCGAAGATATCACTGCCCGTGTAGAAGCAGAAGAAGCAATGATAAAATATGCAGAAGACCTTGCAGCTGCCAATGAGGAACTCAAATCCCTGGACAAAATGAAGGATGAGTTCCTGTCCAACGTAAGTCATGAGCTTAAGACACCCCTTACTTCGATCAAAGGTTACACCGAACTTATCTCCGAGGAATCTCTGGGACCATTGACAGATAAGCAGAAAGAAGTGGAGACCACCGTACTTCGAAATGCTGAAAGACTGAAGAGACTGGTAGATTCACTACTGTACATAAGCAGAGTACACTCAGGTACCGTGAAGTACATTTTCGAACCGACGTCGATTGCCGAAATCATTGAAATGACACTTCAGGATCTAAAAATACAGATCGAGCAAAAAGGACTAAAAGTGGAGAGAAATATCCCGGACAAACTACCCCTGATAAATGGAGATAAGGACAAGCTCACAGATACATTCACCAATATCGTTGACAATGCCATCAAGTTCACACCTGAAGGAGGAACACTTACCTTTACTGTAGAAGAGGAAGAGGAATACCTGCACATCGTCCTGAAGGACACAGGCATAGGCATCCCACCAGACCTTATCCCAATGCTCTTCAGGCGTTTCTACCAGATCGATGCTACAAGGAAACGCAAATACGGAGGTACCGGTCTGGGACTGTACATCTGCAAAGAGATCGTAACAGCTCACGATGGTAAGATCTGGGCAGAGAGCGAAGGGGAGAACAAGGGAACGGAGATACATATCCAACTGCCTAATAAAGCAGAACCACCAAACCCCTAA